The sequence ccgctttttttcccctttcgcTCCGTTTGATTGCGACAAGAGACACGATCCGCCTTCACTATTCTAATGACAGGcgtgacacacacacgggaGCACAAGTTCCCCGTCCCTTTTTCACGACCCCCGACAAGTGTCAAAATTGGCCCGGCCGCCAAAACTCATTCAAACTTCTGATTATTACTTTGAGCTCTGTTTTTGAGCGATGATCTATTTTGTATGGAGTGACGTGATGCGCTGGTCATTGTCAATGATAATcccagtttttcatttttgactgTTGAAAGGCTGCGGAATCTTTAGCTCGagagaaaaaccaaatcagCTTTGAGGTTGCATCAGACGCGCTTGGAAACTGTCGTAGATGAATTAAGGATCGCTGAGTCATCGAATAGTTGGCACCAACATCCCAAATTCCCCCCCGGAATTGTTGGATGAGACTCACACAACATGCCGTTATAACCTTGTTACTACGAGTTGATTGCATCAGTTTATATATCAAAGTTATCacttgtttcatttgattttgaatgtAGGCGAACAATTGGCGAAGGAAATGGAATGCTACTTTGCCGAAGTTGCCGCTGCCGAACAGGTATCCAGCATTGCGGATGCTTTCAACGAACTCGGACGAGAAGTTCACTCTGTTCGGAGACGGTCAAAACCGCCATTGTCTTCCTCATCGACGCACTCTACGCCGTCACTTTTTGACCGCATGCTTGGCAGCCGATCCTCGGCCGGAATTGGCTCCATCAGGGCGTATGCACGCGGGAAATCCGACTCGGCTTTGCCAAAAGATTAAACAatggaaaaggagaaaacaaaaaacgtttCCGACCGAGTCCCATGCCCCAAATGCGTTCATGCGATCATTTGAAATCCCCAGAATTTGTGTTGAATCAAAcggcgataaaaaaaaaaaacaaaaaaaaataactcgaGAATCGAGTATATCAATAAGGTTGTTATCGCTAGATGGCACTGAtatgtaatatttattttggccGTTGGATGGCGTGGAAGAGTTACTTTCGACTCGattaataaagaaattaatatttaatatacaagaaaaatttatttattattgtgtaattaaatgttttttttgacGAAAGGCGTAATTATTTGAGCTGTTAAaagcttttaaaataaaattattcaacgaATTACGAACACAGTCGGGGTTGATCCGGCAATCACGCATTGTAGCAAATCCAAATCCGTTAAATTCTCAAATTCAAACCGCAACGTTTTGGAGGGCGCTGTTCAGTTTTCTGTTCTCTTGTTTTGTGAAAAGAGGTCCCGCCAAATGTCGAGGTCGAAGTATTGATAAAGAACGTTGAATTTTACAGCTTTAATTTTTAGGGAACTTTCTTTTAGAATAAAGATTTTATTCAGGTCGAATTGAAACAAAGTTTTGGGAGACATTTCTGGGTGATTTTGTTACCCACTCTTGGGTTTGTGGTAGTTTCAGTTGACTCCATTACCACTCAGTTTGATTGGGTTCTTCTCAGGTTTAAAAAATGGGTGAGCGACGTTCAAGCCGAAGGGTAAGGTACGACTTTGATGTTGCACTTAAACGTCTTCTTGATATAGTAGAAGTCAATCTAAACGAGGCCCTCGGTAACTACGAAGTAagtaaatcatttttcaaattaggtAAAATGCTGTTTCACAAATGTGTGTGTTCGTGTAAACTTAACAGGCAAACTTAGAGTGGTTGATAAATTATCCTGTCATAGCGAAACAAAAGTTAATGAATTCAAGGGAGGGCTTCAAAATGCCCCAGACTCCTGCAAGGAAAAAGACTAGACAACAGacgaaaagatttttaaacGAAGATGATGGTAAGATGAATGTTCCTATGTCCTTACCTTGCTCTGACTTATCTCCGCATTCAGAACAAGCAAGTGGAGACCACAATGCTGTaccatcaaaaaaaggaaaactttcacacgaagaaaatgaattccaGGAAATCCTTGGTGGGAGACCAAGACGTCAGGCCTCTTGTGtaaatgaatttgatttcaaattattctAGACCATTCAATCAACTACTTTTTTACAGGTTGCAAAATCTAAAATCCAGCAATCTGTAAAGATGGCTAACGATTTGAGACAAAAAATGAGGCGACCGAAGGCAGATAAAAGTGACGCAGATAGCAATGTATCGTCTATCCAAGATTCGTCATCTGTTCAGGATTCCGATTTTAATAACCAACGTATTGAAATGAAGGATGGAAGTCCAGATCTATGTGAGCCCAAATCAAAGAATAAGGCCAATAACCAAAAAAGGTTCGTGAAATCACAAGAAACATCTCCCCCTCTCTCGGCAAATAGTACATTCTCGAAAGGAGAGGCTAAATGTCCTCCACCGACAATGTTGAAGGTCAACTTTGCGTCCGAACCAACAGTAATTTCACCGCCACCCGAGATTTCCGAAACTTTCGTCGTTCCTGATGAGCCAGTTGAACAGGAGATATTGTCTCCTATTCAGCACGTACCCGTAATCCCTGCTTTCGTTGAAGAAGTCCCGTGCGTTCCCAAGAAGAGAGGTAGACCTCGCATCGTCGCAAAAAAGATTGATTCAGGTAGCGAGAACGAAAAGATTGTCCCCGacaaaaaagtcgaaaaacaaatcattgaaGATTCGTTGCccttggaagagccaaaggaaATCAAGCGCCCATCATCCGAGCTGAATGTGGCAAGCGACCCGGACGCTTTGCtcaaaaagaaggttcgcaAAGCACGAAAACCTGTCGAAGAAAGTTCAGCccctgctgttgttgcacCCACTGCTGCTGCACCTAGCCTCCGTCAAAATCGCAACCAAGGAACCTCTGTCCGCTCATCCGCCGTGGTTGTTCCGAATTCGCCTCGTATTGTAAAAACTCCTTCGAAACTCCACGAGCAAATTCAGAGGAACGCAAATAATCAGTTAAACCCAACGAACTCTTCTCCACTTAAAAGGGTCTTCACTCCTAAGCTTGTCTTCAGGTAAACGACCCCCTGAGTTTCAATACCGAATGGTGTTCTAAATCTTTAAACCTTTTTCACAGCCCTTTCAAACCTACATCGGTGAAAACAAAAGTAGAGGCCTTTGAAGCGGCACTAGGTAGCGGTGGACCAGGAACCCCTACTGCCACCACTACAAACAGCAGCGCAAAACCCAAGACGTATGCTCTTCCGGAAGTTCGTGTTCTTTTGCAGCGACTCACAAGTCAACAACTCAAAGAAGCCGCAGGTGCCGTGAAGCCCCAACGGGTATCGcggaagccaaaagaaaaagaagctaaACGATGCACATTTGTTTTGGAAAACTCGGATTctgaaaaggaaaacaaatcgaCAAGACAGGTGAGTTGAcgacaaacattaaaaaatgtctCACTTTTTCATCTgccatcttttttatttgtaatttcaaaaatagtcTGTGGCCCGAACTTTGGCACGGAAAAGTTTAGACAAGGCTAAACATatcgttgttgctgctgctcgtaATAAGTTGCTGGCCAGTACGACGCAAAACGAAGCGACTGAAAGCGTAAGTTCCTATCAGTTACTTATTGTTTATGCTCAATTAACTTGTGAATTTGTTTTCGTTATAGCCCAACGTTCACGTCAACCGAAATGCTGCGACGCTAATGAGCAAAGTaagtttagtaaaaaaaaagtttttacttttttcaatttttgataaTTTATTGTTCATTTGATAATTTCTAGTTTCGTTTCGCTACTGCTTCTGGATCGTCTGGATCTTCAAGTTCATCACTGAATCGTTACGTGACCATGACTCAAGGAAAATCGGCGTCTAACATAGTCACAGGTATCGGCACGTTTACGGGTACTAAGCCAGTGCCGATGCCTACTAAAGCCACCGAAGAGGACGGGCTCAAGCGCAAGGAATTGGAACTCAAGCggttgaaggaaaaagaagaggaggctGCTCGCAAGCGTGAAGAGTATTTGAAAGCCAAGGCCGAGGAACAAAAACGGTGCGTCCATTTTATTTACCTTGTTCGTCACCTCAGCTGATGTTCCTATTCATTGTTTCGTATTTCTTATCCAGGAAACACGAGTCTCGAGCGAAACGTGCCTTGGCGCAGCGCACCCTAATCACTAAACAACACAAAGaagaacagaaacaaaaacttgagaacaaagaagaaaagagtgcCCACTTGAAGCAGAAAATACAAGCTGAGAACCAAGAGAAGGCAGAACGGTAAGGCGTTGGTGTTTGAGTGACaaagttaaattaaattaatccaATTCTCTTTGCACAGCGTCCGGATAGCTCAGCTGCAAAGACAACAAGAAGCCGAACAGCGCCGCAAGGCCGAAGAACTACAAAAGCAACAGGAATgggtaaatttattttccttgcGGATTCATATAAATGCTGATGGACTTTTTTCGAATGTTAATTTCTTAGGAGGAAGAACAACTTCGTTTGCAAGCCGTTAAGAAGGAACAGGAGGAACAAGAAAAGCAAGCCAAGTTGAGGTATGAAAGTCAAATGTGTTTTTGCTCTAACGTTTCAAGTATTTTATGCCAAACGTGTTTGAATTCTCAGGCAAGCTGAGGTTGAAAAAGCcaaagccgccgccgccgttgcTGTGCCAGTCCCAGGACCTTCCACGTTGAACGCTACCGTCACGCTGCCTTCGTCTGTCTTTGCAAActaccagatcacgccagtatGCAAATGACCatattcttgaattttttgggattGCGTTTAAATGCATCgacttttcgttttttttaggTGCGCGTGACCAAGAAGGGGAAACTTTTCAATCCCGACAACTATGATATCGGTGATATGCGCTCAGATGACTCTACCGACGATGATTCCAGGCCCAGAAAATCTATTCCTACTTGGGCTAGAAGTAAGTTACAAAGTTGCTTAACTTTGTTGTTCATcactaacaaaaaattattattcaattatttagGTTTCAATCTTAAAGTGGCGTTAGCGCAGCAAACGGAAGCAAATATTGATACCGCCCAAATTTTCCCCGGAGACATACTCCTTCAAGATCCTGACCTGAGCGCTATATTTAAGATTAAACGTGCCCGTTTTGATAAGCGCACGTCCAGCGCAATCTGGAAAACCCCTCCCGCGAATCACATGTAATATGCACACTTCCATTTCACATTggaacttttcttttgtgtttttaaacAGAAATTTATGCTACTACCTTTTGCCTTGCTTCTATCATTCattataatacaaaaaaagtaCACGGTTATTCTTGTTTCCTTCTGAAATGTGGATTTCTGTCAATTGGTTTATACAACTTGTCATGTTTTCATGGAAAAAAGCACAAGGAAATAATCACAGATTACCTGCAGTGACACATGAAGAAGGACATGGTTGAGAATTAAAGGTAATCTTTGAGCAGAGATAAGAAACTACTTCACAAATTCGTAGGTGGTGCATGAATAATACATCATtcctttttctggtttttttaTGATAGGTGCATTTCTAGCAGTACTGCACTTTGATGGGGATGGAACAAGCAGGCCACAGACTTCATCTCGCATTTGCCTCTCCCTCAAAACATCTTGTTCCGACTGTCTTCTGAAAGcctgcaaaaaaaattgatttgcagCATATGATTAAGTGTTGACACAGGTAGAAAGGCTCAAAATAGGTTTACCGATGCATAAGGGTTGATGGATTCTCCATTGGCAATCTTTGGCCTGCAGCATGAATCATAGCAGGAAATCAGTAAACCCATAGTGACGCTTGTCCCATTCGACGAACCTTGAACGttcacacacaagaaaacaaacgTCACTTTGTATCCGGAAAACAACTCAAAGTATATGTAAATGTTTACTTTTCAGGATGGGCCAATGTTGGTCATTTTTATGTGAAACTGGGAACAACACACGAAAACACGATTCGGCGCCACGATTATAGGgtaagaataaataattaagatGTCTTTCTATCTAAACATTTGACTATTTGAGTGATGGAGGAGCGGTCTGCTTTTGTTTCCCGCTGTCAGAGCAAGACGGGTAAAGAGCAATAACAAGACGCAACAGGAGGATGGGAATATCCAATAAGAATTTGGCAACGCTCGAATATcaatttttcttatctttggTCTTCCTCTTGTCTTTGAATTATGCATTAGGAAATTTAAAACGAACTTGTCGATCCAAAAGAATTCCATTACCGCTTCGTCTACAAAATCAAtgttattcaaataatttatggCAATCGAACAATCGGGTAGCCATCGATTGCTAAACCATCAAAAGTAGAAACCTCAAACCTGGAAAaggttttttcattatttatacTGACATCAACTGCCATCTAATAGCGCAGATATCATTTTAGGagtttaaaaccatttctacATCTTTCATATCCAATTCCcttatgggaaaaaaaatcattcagtTATCGAtcaaaaacttgttttcttttcccttttctccctCTACTTGGCCGCGTGATGGATCGGAATCCACATTTGGGAAATGCGGATAGGAGGcaacaaaaaaggggaaagggAGAAGGAAGAGAGAAACTTTGAAGATGAGTTTTATTTGGAAATGGATTGGCTCACCGGCTGTTGTCCTGCatcgtatttttattttctattttttttttgtgggatgGAAAGTGAAGTCATGACTGTTCGTGATGCCCAAGAACGGGCCGTTGGGTCAAGTGTGCGTGAGTGCCGGTGCACATACGGTCGGGTCCCGGGATCCGAATGTAAATGGAAAATGGTGaagaacgaagaaaaaaaagcgtcTTGTCTTGCTCTGCACGTAGCGACTTGGCAACGCTGGTGAAAGCACGAAATGTTAAGTAAAGATTGCGAGATCATCGAAAAAATTTCGTGAATCGATAGAACTGCCGCTTGGGAGGCGCTAGTTGTCCATAGTTGGACCTTTTTATAAACATTTCGATGGagtgaattaaaaaatgttgtgtgTCATTcataaatgtttttgtttaatggGAAAAATTCGTCGAATTTCGGGATCCGACGAAAAGATCTCATTGTGCTAGATAAAATATTCGCAACATAACATCTTAAGTCTTAACATAGAACAAGAGAGCTCTTTAGTCTTCACCCTCTTGTGAATagtcagcgccacctgggagaATTTCCAGAATAGCTTGATGGTAAAATCTGTGGCGAGTGTACCGTTGATTCTTAGTTCCATGGGGGAAaagtctaaaaataaaaacaaaaaaaaaaaaactgaaaaaaaagaggccaagATGGCGACGTCTGCTTGAGGCAGAATCGAGTCTCTTCCCCATCTCCATCCATtcatgtgtgtctgtgtgttgtaACTAGACGAAACTCGTGCCAATTTGGTGGGGGCGAAATATCCAGACTGCGGTCTTCTATCAATAGAAGAAGCCGCGTAAAGGATAGTCAGATATCGCCGGCCGGGAAAGGATTTAGATACAGTGTGTGCCTTCCCCGACGTGTTTATACAATAGCAATTGGCACCTCCCGTCTTCCACTCCCTTGTGTTGTCCTGTGCCTTCTTTCGCTCTCCTCCGATCTCTGAGGAGAGTCACATTCCCTTCAAGGGATCGGAAAGTGCCCGGGTTGCATTCTACAGTGGCTTACGGTTGCGTTGAAACGCCGCCAAAAACATGGAGTCAAGAACAAATTCAGCCCTGTTTAAGAGGGCTGAACAACTGAGAAGGTGGGAGGAATCAGAGACAAACAAGGAACCTGCCTCAGCTCGTGTGGTTTCAAGGAGAATCCAATTCTCAGATGGATGTGTATTTCTCTCCGCTTGTGCTGCCGGTGACAAAGAAGAAGTACTCAAACTCATACGGCAAGGAGCTGACATAGACACCCCCAATGTTGATGGTTTAACTGCGCTGCATCAGGTCAGTTTTGTTTTGGCCCTGTCAACAATCCTTTTACGCCAGTCGTCTGACTTTGAGGGTTGTTTTCTTGATACAGGCCTGCATCGATGACAATTTGGATATGGTGGAGTTTTTGGTGGAGCATGGAGCTGACATCAATCGTGGAGATCATGAAGGCTGGACTCCTCTGCACGCCACAGCCTCTTGTGGATTTTTATCAATTGCCAGGTACATAAACATGACTAGTTTTGATGCTCGCACAATGCTAAACAACAGCTGTTTGGAATTATGAATTAGGTACCTGATTGAGAACAAGTCAGATGTTGCTGCTGTAAACAATGACGGTGAACTCCCTATTGATATTGCTGAAACAGAAGCCATGGAAGAGTTGCTTGAACGAGAAACACAGTTGCGAggtaataacaaaaacaataacaCTTGAGCTCACTTTTCACACGACACTACTATGGATTTATGATCAACAGGCATTGACTGCGATGCTGCTAGGAGCCAAGAGGAACGACAAATGCTTGCTGACACTAGTCGGTGGCTGGAAGGAGACCCGGCATCAGCTCGACTGCTCCAGCCGCACCCTAGAACCGGCGCTACTCCGCTCCATGTCGCTTCAGCCAAAGGTTACATCCGCGTGATGAGCATGCTCGTTCAGGGCGGAGGGGAGTTGAACATTCAAGACATTGACGGCTGGACACCATTACACGCGGCTGCCCATTGGGGACAGCGTGAAGCATGTCAACTCTTGTGCGAAAACATGGCGGACATGGAGGTCCGGAATTACGTGGTACGATCCAGCGCGCCAACAGTGTGGCATCTAAAATCCgaattctcatcatttattgtcCATTCGTTTAGGGTCAGACTTGCTTTGATGTGGCCGATCCTGACATAATCCGGTTACTGGAAGAATGCAAGAAGCGTCAGGCCATCATTTTACGAGAGCGGCCAGAAGTGTACAATAATCGAGGAAACGCAAGGAACCAGTCACCGCCCAAGAGACGGTGAGATTTTTTAACGACATTCTTGCAATTGTCTCTCGCCCTGGACTGTTTGTTTATATTTCCTGCGTTTGTTTGCTTGGGACTATTGTTAGATCGTCGGTCACCCGTACCCCGCAAACGGAGAAAGCTGCCATGCAGGCTTCGTCCAAAATCACGGATAAGGTTCCCGGTGCCGTCATCATGGTCGAcgaggaaaaagagaacagCAGTGGCGAACTATCCTCGCCCGTGGCCCCTCTTGCCGTCCAGGAGTCCTTTGATGAACGAGCCAAACCTGCCACAACCCCTGCCACAACCACCACATCCGTCCCGACTTCAACGAAAGATAATTCTCCTAGAGTGGTAATCGTTTCCTTGTCTAATTTCAGCTCGGATTCTGATCTGAACTTTccgtattttatttaaaaaaaaaaaagacttcgTCGAGCGGACCCCCTTCACGTCCACCACCTCCACCGGCCACTGATGTGGACAACCTGCCTTCGTCTCCATCACAGCAATCAGGTCAAATGATTGAATCCGAGGAGGATGTTCCTTCTTGGAGAAGACCTGGTTCTTTCCGGTCGAGGCAAGCTGGTAGGCAAACGCTCATTCAACTTAGAAATGTTTCGTGgtttaatttctaaaaattttccaTCAGCCAATGCTGCCAACGGCAGTGGAACATTGAACCACACTCCGGTCAAATCGGAGCGAGAAGGATTGAACCGGTCCATCTCTCAGCCTTTAACCCCTGTAGCGGCCGTCACGTCTTCTTCCTCCGCCACCCCTCAATCTTCTTCTACCACTTCGTCCAACCTCGCCTCAACCGCCTCATCCATCTCCTCGTCCACCTCCGCCTTGTCTACCGATACGGAAGTCACACTACGGAGAGCCCATAGTTTCGAGTCCGACGAACGGTAAGGATTGTGGGTGTTTGTCTGTGCAAACAATGACTTTATTTTAACCCTTGCACCGATAATATTCCAGCACTTAACTcattaaaaacaaacgaaaccaTTTGATTAACAAAAACGGGTTTTTCCATCACACATTGAACGCGCATGGTCGTGtatgtgtttgtgtgtatgtgtccGTGCTCGCGCCGTAGATTTTATTCGCGGCTGCTGGAACTGCGGCGACGGATCAAGGCCAATTCCTTGCCATTGCTGGCAGCCTCGTCGCTCACTCCGATCGTGAGCGGCGGCAGCAACAGCGTTGGGGAGGATGTCAATGGTGGAGGCCCCACTAGTACTAACACTATTTATTCAACCAATAACCGAAGCCGAGTCGAACAAACCCTACAACCTGACGACGACCTTGAACCAGTCGTTCTACGGGTGAAAAGGTATCACGCTGGACGGCCCAGCACCCTTGCCAAacactcctttttttctaactCTTTTCATTCTCTTGATCCGCACGGTAGTTTGAGATAGAATgatgtttgtttatttcttttcttctcttcttcagtTCGTTATTTCGATTGAGTAtactaattttttgaaatttgttgtcGTTTTCGTGCCATTTTGTAGTCGGTTGGGAACAGAATGCCCCGTCGAGCAGACGACAACGGCCACTTTGGTCCTATCGCAGCCCAACGTGCCGAGTTCGGCCAATCAGCCCATACGCAGGTACAATGGCAATttggaaaattattattatccttTAGTTCAAACGATTACATCAAGTCCATTCCAACGTTCACCTCAAAATAAGGAGTCAATTATTGTGCCCTGCccaatttcatttcttccttattttattttttattatttatttattttgttttctttcttttcttttgggatCTTGTTATGGTCTTCTTATTTGTAATTTCTCTCGATGATTTCTCTCAAATACTGTTAGCCCGTCGGCCAACACGGTTGTGACCACTACAGCGACCTCATCGCTCACCAACGTCAAACTAAGTCCCGGAACAATTATCAAGAATTTCTTCAAGTTTGTGTTCTtggatctattttttttttcttcttctcttcttctttgttcttTGACTTGTGCTCCCAAAACGATTGAAGatgattgttttgtttaacaCAATTCAACCGACATACTGCATAGCCTTAAATAATGTTTTGGCTGGAACCGAAAAGCTCCTTTTAGCTCTTTAGATATGTCGTTGGATCCTGACGACAATAATCCTCTGTCTGCCTGCGAACAAAAACAGAACGTTGAATTAAGTCCTTAATCCCCCCTTGTTGTCCTCTTTAACGGAATGGACACAGCGACTGAACATTTTCGTGTATTAATCCGcgcgtgtgtgttgtgtttgtGCTGTGATGGAAACGCGAAGGGCTCGGCTTGATTGGCCCTTTTTGTGTTGTGTCGATGATTTTTTACTGTTTGTTTTTGGGGCGGGGAAAATGCTCATGTCTGACAGCTCTGATTAAGAAATTGTTTTCTGTGATGATTAGGTCATTTGTTCCTCCAGTACGCGACGAAGAGTCAGAGACGCAGCGAAAGGCACACGCCAAGCGGGTCCGTGAAACCAGGCGTTCCACGCAGGGCGTCACGCTGGAAGAGGTCAAAACGGCCGAACAGCTAGCCAAGAAGAAACAGGCCGAAACCGTAAGTTGTCCCTCATCCTCTTTCTTAACACCAAACATTGCAGGAGTTGTATCCCAGGAGTGTGTGAACTGAAATGAATCAAAGTCTGGGGGGAAAACTAATCAGACTTTGCTTTGTTTGTGGGGCAGACATCAATACCTGCGTCGGTCACCCCCGATGCTACCGAATCTACCGATTCGAAATCCGAACTGGAACGGCGGCCATCCTGGAGATTGTGCATCAACGATAACAATAAGAACAAGGTTGGCTACATTATAAGGCGTGAGCTAGGGGAGGTCGGGAATTGTCTTCTGTTGATTTTGGCCGTCGATTATCCCCTTTTACAATCCAATCTCAACCGCATGGAAACGTTTTTTTTACCCCAGACGACTTAGagaactttttgttttgtcacaAAGTTTTAATTCTTGAACAATTGTCGTCTAGTTCTCATTGGAAGATTCACGGAGTAAGAACAACGGAGGAGGCGGTGTGAATGCCTCATCGACCATCACATCAATAACGGCCGACACTGTCATCACGATCCCGCTGCGTCGCTCCAAAGCCCAGGAAGaaggtaacaacaacaacaaaaagaaagaagcaattcatcttttttcctgtttggtttttttcctaCTTTGTCTGTCCTGATTGCCTAACACATTTCCCGTTTCTATTTCTTGTgtcaacaaacacacacagaaatgAAGGAGACGACAAAGGAGAATGCGGCAGCCGCTACCCCAGCAACGATCCAGCGGAGGCGCCGGCCCAAACGGCGATCGACGGGTGTCGTTCAGATCGACATGGAGGTATATTCGCAACCACACACATTTCATTCttctctactactactaccactactactactaccaccaacGGCATTCACACCGGCTCCTCACCTTTTTACCTTGTCGTTGTTCTTCTCCGTCAATCTTCTAATCAACAACTTCTACGTCAAAAcacattcttttttggtttttctaccCCCTTTGgtttccttgttgttgttttcttctctttttgggtgtggaatttgtttcttctctttctataCTTTCGTGTGCTTTGTATCTCGATATGGAGAAGAGCTAGTTCTTATAGTTCGCTCCAGTTTGTTG is a genomic window of Daphnia pulicaria isolate SC F1-1A chromosome 2, SC_F0-13Bv2, whole genome shotgun sequence containing:
- the LOC124326998 gene encoding protein phosphatase 1 regulatory subunit 12A-like isoform X6; this translates as MESRTNSALFKRAEQLRRWEESETNKEPASARVVSRRIQFSDGCVFLSACAAGDKEEVLKLIRQGADIDTPNVDGLTALHQACIDDNLDMVEFLVEHGADINRGDHEGWTPLHATASCGFLSIARYLIENKSDVAAVNNDGELPIDIAETEAMEELLERETQLRGIDCDAARSQEERQMLADTSRWLEGDPASARLLQPHPRTGATPLHVASAKGYIRVMSMLVQGGGELNIQDIDGWTPLHAAAHWGQREACQLLCENMADMEVRNYVGQTCFDVADPDIIRLLEECKKRQAIILRERPEVYNNRGNARNQSPPKRRSSVTRTPQTEKAAMQASSKITDKVPGAVIMVDEEKENSSGELSSPVAPLAVQESFDERAKPATTPATTTTSVPTSTKDNSPRVTSSSGPPSRPPPPPATDVDNLPSSPSQQSGQMIESEEDVPSWRRPGSFRSRQAANAANGSGTLNHTPVKSEREGLNRSISQPLTPVAAVTSSSSATPQSSSTTSSNLASTASSISSSTSALSTDTEVTLRRAHSFESDERFYSRLLELRRRIKANSLPLLAASSLTPIVSGGSNSVGEDVNGGGPTSTNTIYSTNNRSRVEQTLQPDDDLEPVVLRVKSRLGTECPVEQTTTATLVLSQPNVPSSANQPIRSPSANTVVTTTATSSLTNVKLSPGTIIKNFFKSFVPPVRDEESETQRKAHAKRVRETRRSTQGVTLEEVKTAEQLAKKKQAETTSIPASVTPDATESTDSKSELERRPSWRLCINDNNKNKDFDPSGKDNTSSSQTGDSEPHSDDSESLSDRGSSSRQVSRPSSLGSSISDVRDEAPAANTQPSTPITTQQQQPTMAAAAAAVASGAMTPNGDIDYKKLWEESQVENERLRDRLRSTHEELAKCKDQLDNAFQVSNARNAMTEAEKRERRALERKLSEMEEELKQLQKLKAENEKLKAENRALTRVVSKLTANAALASTSSSSSSNSSSPYYSPSANSANSSSSSYIGGK